From Xiphophorus hellerii strain 12219 chromosome 20, Xiphophorus_hellerii-4.1, whole genome shotgun sequence, the proteins below share one genomic window:
- the nab2 gene encoding NGFI-A-binding protein 2 isoform X1: MSLPRTLGELQLYRVLQRANLLAYYETFIQQGGDDVQQLCEAAEEEFLEIMALVGMATKPLHVRRLQKALRDWAANPALFSQPVANVPLGGIPLFKVEGTGSSGSAGGHRKALSNGQPGSPCEREDRACLTPMYSGSPRSPCSQASPQPPDTHYREKLSPMDPHWLSPDPDGNGALASASGTEEEPHSPPLLSTGPPGPSTSPVPSASFAPAPLSAWPGGQLDEETARAVVESVERLYRTLPRSDPTEVKTLLRMNKKIAKTVGHIFRMGSQDANKEEEIRKYSLIYGRFDSKRREGKQLTHHELIINEAAAQFCMRDNALLLRRVELFSLARQVARKCAYTSTLKHARSNADESSGLSQKRARHEVTVSESSLLGVEGSEGAIQRADEDSLSAESLDCVSLDSSSQCNQSPSPRPHTDASNPASWSRHLIQQTLMDEGLRLARMVSHDRAGKLSLGPEGTHSADHDIKVERAISITACRSSSPCVTKEPTITSNHRGK, from the exons ATGTCTCTGCCACGCACCCTTGGGGAGTTGCAACTCTATCGGGTGCTGCAGAGGGCAAACCTGCTGGCCTACTATGAAACCTTCATCCAGCAAGGCGGTGACGACGTGCAGCAGCTCTGCGAGGCTGCCGAGGAGGAGTTCCTGGAAATCATGGCCCTGGTTGGCATGGCCACCAAGCCGCTGCATGTGCGTAGGCTGCAGAAGGCTCTCCGCGACTGGGCGGCGAACCCTGCCCTTTTCAGCCAGCCCGTCGCTAATGTCCCTCTTGGAGGGATCCCGCTGTTCAAAGTTGAAGGGACGGGCTCCAGCGGGTCAGCTGGCGGGCACAGAAAGGCTTTGAGCAACGGGCAGCCTGGTTCCCCCTGTGAGAGAGAGGACCGGGCATGTCTTACCCCGATGTACAGCGGCAGTCCGAGAAGTCCCTGCTCCCAGGCGTCTCCCCAGCCGCCGGACACACACTACAGGGAAAAACTCTCCCCCATGGACCCGCACTGGCTCAGCCCAGACCCTGATGGGAATGGCGCTCTTGCCTCTGCATCTGGAACCGAGGAGGAACCACACAGCCCACCTCTCCTGTCCACAGGGCCGCCGGGTCCTTCCACATCTCCAGTGCCCTCCGCGTCCTTCGCCCCTGCACCCCTGTCAGCCTGGCCAGGAGGGCAGCTGGACGAGGAGACGGCCAGGGCAGTGGTGGAGAGCGTGGAGAGACTCTATAGGACCCTGCCCAGGTCAGACCCCACAGAGGTAAAGACTTTGCTGAGGATGAAcaagaaaatagcaaaaactgTGGGTCACATCTTCAGAATGGGCTCGCAGGATGCAAACAAGGAGGAGGAGATCCGGAAATACAGCCTCATTTATGGTCGCTTTGACTCCAAGAGGAGAGAGGGCAAGCAGCTCACACACCATGAG CTGATCATCAATGAAGCTGCTGCACAGTTCTGCATGAGAGACAACGCTCTCCTGCTCAGACGGGTGGAGCTCTTTTCTCTGGCTCGACAGGTGGCCAGGAAATGTGCCTACACCTCCACACTGAAACATGCAAG GTCAAATGCTGACGAGAGCAGCGGTTTGTCTCAGAAGAGAGCGAGACACGAG GTCACCGTGTCTGAGTCATCGCTCCTTGGAGTGGAGGGATCTGAAGGAGCGATTCAGAGAGCAGATGAAGACAGCTTGTCTGCAGAGAGCCTTGACTGCGTATCGCTTG ACTCCAGCTCCCAGTGCAACCAGTCTCCATCCCCCCGTCCCCACACTGACGCCTCGAACCCCGCCAGCTGGAGCCGCCATCTAATACAGCAGACTCTAATGGACGAAGGCCTGCGATTGGCTCGGATGGTGTCGCATGACCGGGCGGGGAAACTCAGCCTGGGGCCAGAGGGAACTCACTCGGCAG ACCATGACATCAAAGTGGAACGGGCGATCTCGATAACAGCGTGCCGAAGCAGTAGCCCTTGTGTCACCAAAGAGCCAACCATCACCTCCAACCACAGAGGAAAGTGA
- the nab2 gene encoding NGFI-A-binding protein 2 isoform X2 — translation MSLPRTLGELQLYRVLQRANLLAYYETFIQQGGDDVQQLCEAAEEEFLEIMALVGMATKPLHVRRLQKALRDWAANPALFSQPVANVPLGGIPLFKVEGTGSSGSAGGHRKALSNGQPGSPCEREDRACLTPMYSGSPRSPCSQASPQPPDTHYREKLSPMDPHWLSPDPDGNGALASASGTEEEPHSPPLLSTGPPGPSTSPVPSASFAPAPLSAWPGGQLDEETARAVVESVERLYRTLPRSDPTEVKTLLRMNKKIAKTVGHIFRMGSQDANKEEEIRKYSLIYGRFDSKRREGKQLTHHELIINEAAAQFCMRDNALLLRRVELFSLARQVARKCAYTSTLKHARSNADESSGLSQKRARHEVTVSESSLLGVEGSEGAIQRADEDSLSAESLDCVSLDSSSQCNQSPSPRPHTDASNPASWSRHLIQQTLMDEGLRLARMVSHDRAGKLSLGPEGTHSTMTSKWNGRSR, via the exons ATGTCTCTGCCACGCACCCTTGGGGAGTTGCAACTCTATCGGGTGCTGCAGAGGGCAAACCTGCTGGCCTACTATGAAACCTTCATCCAGCAAGGCGGTGACGACGTGCAGCAGCTCTGCGAGGCTGCCGAGGAGGAGTTCCTGGAAATCATGGCCCTGGTTGGCATGGCCACCAAGCCGCTGCATGTGCGTAGGCTGCAGAAGGCTCTCCGCGACTGGGCGGCGAACCCTGCCCTTTTCAGCCAGCCCGTCGCTAATGTCCCTCTTGGAGGGATCCCGCTGTTCAAAGTTGAAGGGACGGGCTCCAGCGGGTCAGCTGGCGGGCACAGAAAGGCTTTGAGCAACGGGCAGCCTGGTTCCCCCTGTGAGAGAGAGGACCGGGCATGTCTTACCCCGATGTACAGCGGCAGTCCGAGAAGTCCCTGCTCCCAGGCGTCTCCCCAGCCGCCGGACACACACTACAGGGAAAAACTCTCCCCCATGGACCCGCACTGGCTCAGCCCAGACCCTGATGGGAATGGCGCTCTTGCCTCTGCATCTGGAACCGAGGAGGAACCACACAGCCCACCTCTCCTGTCCACAGGGCCGCCGGGTCCTTCCACATCTCCAGTGCCCTCCGCGTCCTTCGCCCCTGCACCCCTGTCAGCCTGGCCAGGAGGGCAGCTGGACGAGGAGACGGCCAGGGCAGTGGTGGAGAGCGTGGAGAGACTCTATAGGACCCTGCCCAGGTCAGACCCCACAGAGGTAAAGACTTTGCTGAGGATGAAcaagaaaatagcaaaaactgTGGGTCACATCTTCAGAATGGGCTCGCAGGATGCAAACAAGGAGGAGGAGATCCGGAAATACAGCCTCATTTATGGTCGCTTTGACTCCAAGAGGAGAGAGGGCAAGCAGCTCACACACCATGAG CTGATCATCAATGAAGCTGCTGCACAGTTCTGCATGAGAGACAACGCTCTCCTGCTCAGACGGGTGGAGCTCTTTTCTCTGGCTCGACAGGTGGCCAGGAAATGTGCCTACACCTCCACACTGAAACATGCAAG GTCAAATGCTGACGAGAGCAGCGGTTTGTCTCAGAAGAGAGCGAGACACGAG GTCACCGTGTCTGAGTCATCGCTCCTTGGAGTGGAGGGATCTGAAGGAGCGATTCAGAGAGCAGATGAAGACAGCTTGTCTGCAGAGAGCCTTGACTGCGTATCGCTTG ACTCCAGCTCCCAGTGCAACCAGTCTCCATCCCCCCGTCCCCACACTGACGCCTCGAACCCCGCCAGCTGGAGCCGCCATCTAATACAGCAGACTCTAATGGACGAAGGCCTGCGATTGGCTCGGATGGTGTCGCATGACCGGGCGGGGAAACTCAGCCTGGGGCCAGAGGGAACTCACTCG ACCATGACATCAAAGTGGAACGGGCGATCTCGATAA